In a genomic window of Branchiostoma floridae strain S238N-H82 chromosome 19, Bfl_VNyyK, whole genome shotgun sequence:
- the LOC118406521 gene encoding GTPase IMAP family member 8-like: protein MATWIVKIVCYVLSQGSFDDSQTKTLLLFGKTGSGKSATGNTILGDKKFKVSSKGQTTKTYQVETCQVAGMTPNLTIIDTPDITESKQENNPSFDPMMEVAKWIVEAKDGVDAVLFVHRFGVRFSDQQKEVFKALEDNFGKEIFLHMIVVLTYGDEYERVREEEGITLEGYLSDKWNGLSKLLERVNNRVVVFDNRTKDGAKRAKQVEDLITRLKTVMEENGGRPYKSKYLPPRGSSTVVSGAKHSDAAISSGDAPLSQKEKDATMNLLLFGKTGSGKSATGNTIIGSREFNVSSKTNTTKTCEAKTCQQFGLSLKVIDTPDITDATHDPAEEVTKWFQEASGSIHALLLVHHFGDRFKDQERSVYSSLERFFGPEIFKHTIAIITYGDEATRVEEEEGVTMESYLADEWNGLESLMKRVRYRWVLFDNRTKDQEKKEDQMGKLISRIHEVLREHQGQPYRCKLGGQEGISLGQEFLVRHVYQLLMRDNSRPGCTLF, encoded by the exons ATGGCGACA TGGATAGTTAAAATCGTATGCTATGTGTTATCACAGGGTTCCTTTGATGATTCTCAAACAAAAACGTTGCTGTTGTTCGGGAAAACAGGCAGTGGAAAAAGCGCCACTGGAAACACTATCTTGGGGGataaaaagttcaaagtttCGTCGAAGGGCCAGACTACCAAGACGTACCAAGTGGAGACCTGCCAAGTGGCAGGGATGACGCCGAACTTGACGATCATCGACACGCCTGACATTACGGAAAGCAAGCAAGAAAATAATCCCTCCTTTGACCCCATGATGGAAGTAGCCAAGTGGATCGTTGAGGCCAAAGATGGCGTCGACGCCGTCCTTTTCGTCCACCGCTTTGGCGTGCGCTTCAGCGACCAGCAAAAGGAAGTGTTCAAGGCACTCGAAGATAACTTCGGAAAGGAGATATTCCTACACATGATCGTCGTGCTCACGTACGGTGACGAGTACGAAAGGGTCCGTGAAGAGGAGGGTATCACCCTTGAAGGCTACCTGTCTGACAAGTGGAACGGCCTTTCAAAATTGCTGGAGCGCGTGAACAACCGAGTGGTCGTCTTCGACAACCGCACAAAAGACGGTGCGAAAAGGGCCAAGCAAGTCGAAGACCTGATAACACGCCTGAAAACCGTCATGGAGGAGAATGGTGGACGGCCTTACAAGAGCAAGTATCTCCCTCCTCGCGGCTCGTCCACAGTCGTCTCCGGCGCCAAGCATAGTGATGCAGCTATCTCCTCGGGCGACGCTCCCCTATCGCAAAAGGAAAAG GATGCGACAATGAATTTGCTACTTTTCGGGAAAACGGGAAGTGGGAAAAGTGCAACAGGTAACACCATTATCGGATCAAGGGAGTTTAACGTGTCGTCCAAGACCAACACCACTAAAACGTGTGAGGCGAAGACGTGTCAGCAGTTCGGGCTTAGTCTCAAAGTCATTGACACACCAGACATCACCGATGCTACCCACGACCCTGCCGAGGAAGTGACCAAGTGGTTTCAAGAAGCCAGCGGTTCCATCCATGCCCTCCTGCTCGTCCACCACTTCGGCGACAGGTTCAAAGATCAGGAGCGAAGCGTGTACAGCTCACTGGAACGGTTTTTCGGGCCAGAAATTTTCAAACACACAATCGCCATCATCACCTACGGAGACGAGGCCACTAGAGTCGAAGAAGAAGAGGGGGTCACAATGGAATCATATCTGGCTGATGAGTGGAATGGTCTGGAAAGTCTGATGAAACGAGTGAGGTACAGATGGGTTCTCTTCGACAACCGAACGAAAGaccaagaaaagaaagaagaccAAATGGGTAAGCTGATAAGCCGCATACACGAAGTTCTCCGTGAGCACCAAGGGCAACCTTACCGATGCAAACTCGGAGGACAGGAGGGTATCAGCTTGGGCCAAGAGTTTTTGGTGAGACACGTATACCAACTCCTCATGCGTGACAACAGTCGCCCGGGGTGCACCCTGTTCTAA